The window GGAAGAGGGGTCCTTAAGCATATTTTTGTATGCTAATTTCACAGGAGGAATAACTCTTGAAGCTCTAGAAGCCGCATGCTCCACAAGCAAAATAATACTCTGTTTGACCATGATCGTCCTTGTCTTTTTGTAAGGAATAGTCTACAGTAAACTTCTAGCGTGAAGAagaacctttttttttcaaaaataccCTTTGGAAGAAGTAAGTCAATTACACgaaagtttcttttcactggtcaagtttgaaaaacGAACCAataaatgataatgaaaagaaatgatgaAAGAGGAGAGAGGCTGAtcagaaagaagaagataccGAGTCGAGTCTACGCGACTACATAGCGCACATCACGCGCCCGTacttatatacatatacacaCCTACATAGACGCACATACATGCACGCGCATGATAGTGACTGACTGTTActgtattatttttcagcCAAATATGACACACAACCTACCTGGggctttctctttttctccCGCGTTGACTAGTGATGACTGACTCATTACTACTCTCTGAGGGCCGGTCCCGCTCCGTTAATGATGCTAGGAGCAGGTCACAACAGCCGAAAGGAACGGATAGAACGGTACACGGATCATATGCTTGGTCGCTGGACATACGGATGCTTATATACGTCTTCGATGTGATTGAAAAGGCGAGTATTGAGGTTTATTTTATCGTGATTTAATGGGATAATTATCTGCTATggcttttttgtttattgtCCGTCACGTGCGCCGATACCACCCGGCACACAGTGGGTGTACCGTCGCACGTGCTATTGTGCGTCATTGGGCCACACAAGCTTTATTgcttgaattttcttccatcATTTAACTATAATCAAATCCAGTCAGTGTAGGTGTAGCTTTTAACAACGTATATCCTTGTTTATTTACATTTGTGCAAAGAAAGAGAGTTTATTCGAACGCACATTATTTCATATATTAGCGTCCCTCTGAATATTTACCTTGCCTCCTCACCAGTTGTGTAGATAAACACAGATCAATAAGCGCAGTTCTGATAACCATTACTGGTCACATTTTCCACAGTGAGCGATGAAACAGGAGCAATCCCACGAAGACAACTCATACGCCACGGAGTTCATAAACCTCTTTGGCAAAGGTACCGGGACACACGTCAGTAGCAACGATAGTGGTAATAATGGTATGGGAAGCGTAAATACATTGGAACAGTTTGTAGCAACAGGcacatcatcatcgtcactGGCAGCTAACACCGAGAACAGACGTCCCTTAGTAGGTGATGTCACCACTAGAGGTCACACCAATTTATATGACCATGCTGTCACGCCAGAAATACTCCTGGAGCAGTTGGCCTACGTCGATAATTTCATACCATCATTGGATAACGAGTTCTCTAATGTTGACTGGAACGTGAACACCACtcacaataatattagCAATAACGGTACAAACACCTTCAGCAGTATAAATGCAAACCCTTTTGACTTGGATGAACAACTAGCGATTGAGTTAAGCGCCTTTGCCGATGACTCGTTTATCTTTCCAGACGAAGATAAACCtgacaacaacaacaataataatactaatgacaataataacaacgataataacaacaataataacggAGATGACGTATTTCACGAGGACCCTACTAACAATAATAGGCAGAGAAATCCTCATTTCTTAACACAAAGAAGGAACACCTTTTTAACTTCTCAGTACGATCAATCAAAATCTAGATTTTCTTccagaaacaaaagaaatggtaACGGCGGTGAAACTAACAATCATGATAACAATAGGCAGGTCAATCACGATTTTGAGCCGAACCTCATAGCAGGTCCTCCTCATTTCCCTTTGAGCACGACCAATATGACATCAATGGACCATGGTGCCTTCACAAACGTTGAAATCACCTCAACTGAGAATATCACTTCTAACAACGATGTGGATGCGCTATCACACTTGCTTCATAAAACGACACATGCACCTAATCGCTCGTCTCCCTTAAATAATGTTACTTCTGTCCAAAACACATCTCATTTACAAGAACAACAATCAGATAGTAAAGTAAAGAATAGcgacaacaacaacaacaacaccTTAAACGAAGCCCCTAATATAACTGTACCTGACTACTCGGTTATTCCGACATCTGTTTTGGTGACACTATTACCAAGAGTTGATGTGCCTAAGGGCGCTTTTAACTCGTTGACTACTGCGGGATTTGATAATGACCAAATTGATGCTATTGCAGCAATAATGGCTTATCaccatcaaaaaaaaataaggaataataacaatattaaCAATAACGTCAATACTAGTACCAGCCAAGAAACACCGATTCTTAAGAACATCAATGAACTTTTAAATGTCCTAATACCATCATCTTCGGCATCAGCAGATATAGCTGCACCAACTACCTTATCCACTTCACCTTCTTCGTCCAGTGAGCACGGCGTAGTAGCAGAGGCCTCTTTCCTAAGCTCTATTTTGGAACTGGGCGTAAATCATTCGAAAAGTGATAATATTCACAATGAACGACAACCTTCAcgaaacaataataaaagttcAAGAGAAGAGAACGGTGGAAATGTCAATGACAATGTCAATGACAATAACGTTGTCATTAAGTTAAGTAATAGAACGCATAGCAATGAAATAACCAAAATACGATCCGAATCAACTTTAGACATAGGCTCATCCACTTACAACGAAAATAGTTTGAAAAGATCACATTCTAGCGACTTGaaagataaagaaataCCTGTAGAGCGCAAGTATTCTGATAATGAAGACATAGACTATGATGATACAGATTTACACAACTATGAGAAAAAGCAACTGATCA is drawn from Saccharomyces mikatae IFO 1815 strain IFO1815 genome assembly, chromosome: 14 and contains these coding sequences:
- the MET4 gene encoding Met4p (similar to Saccharomyces cerevisiae MET4 (YNL103W); ancestral locus Anc_2.174); its protein translation is MKQEQSHEDNSYATEFINLFGKGTGTHVSSNDSGNNGMGSVNTLEQFVATGTSSSSLAANTENRRPLVGDVTTRGHTNLYDHAVTPEILLEQLAYVDNFIPSLDNEFSNVDWNVNTTHNNISNNGTNTFSSINANPFDLDEQLAIELSAFADDSFIFPDEDKPDNNNNNNTNDNNNNDNNNNNNGDDVFHEDPTNNNRQRNPHFLTQRRNTFLTSQYDQSKSRFSSRNKRNGNGGETNNHDNNRQVNHDFEPNLIAGPPHFPLSTTNMTSMDHGAFTNVEITSTENITSNNDVDALSHLLHKTTHAPNRSSPLNNVTSVQNTSHLQEQQSDSKVKNSDNNNNNTLNEAPNITVPDYSVIPTSVLVTLLPRVDVPKGAFNSLTTAGFDNDQIDAIAAIMAYHHQKKIRNNNNINNNVNTSTSQETPILKNINELLNVLIPSSSASADIAAPTTLSTSPSSSSEHGVVAEASFLSSILELGVNHSKSDNIHNERQPSRNNNKSSREENGGNVNDNVNDNNVVIKLSNRTHSNEITKIRSESTLDIGSSTYNENSLKRSHSSDLKDKEIPVERKYSDNEDIDYDDTDLHNYEKKQLIKKELGDDNEDLLIQSKKSHQKKKIKEKELESSIHELTEIAASLQKRIHTLETENKLLKNLVLSSGETEGIKKAESLKKQILEKVQKE